In Caulobacter segnis ATCC 21756, the sequence GATGGTCATCGAGACCAGCAGCGAGGCGGCGATGGTGCACAGCACCGTCACCGGCAGGGACTTGATGTAGGCGCCCGAGCCCGCCGGCAGGGCCATCAGCGGCAGGAAGGCCAGCATCAGGGTCGCCGTGCAGCCCAGCACCGCCAGGCTGATCTGGCGCGTGCCGTTGATCGCCGCCGCCGTCCGCTCCTCGCCCTCTCGGATGCGGCGCGCGATGTTCTCGGTGATGACGATGCTGTCGTCGACCAGCAGGCCCAGGGCCAGCACGAAGCCGGCGATCGACAGCTGGTTCAGGGTGAAGCCGAACGCCTGCAGCATCGTCAGGCCGATCAGCAGGCTGAGCGGGATCGAGACCATCACCACCACGCCGGCGCGCGGGCCCAGCGGCAGCAGGGTGATCAAGACGAGGGCCAGGGCGATGCCGAAGTCGCGGAACAGGTTGTTCAGGCGATGCTTGACGTTCTCGGCCTGCACGAAGCCGCGCTCCAGCTTCACGCCGGCGGGCAGGGTCTTCTCGTAGTCGTCCAGCACCGCCTGCACCGCCTGGGTGATGCGGGCGACGTCCTGGCCGTCCTTCTGGGTGACGGTGACGAACACCGCCCGCTTCCCGTTGAAGCGCGCCAGGTGCGAGGGCTCCTGCTGGGCCCAGGCGACGGTGGCCACGTCGCGCACGCGGGTCACCTGGCCGCCGACCGCGCGGACGGGCGTGTCGGCGATGGTGTCCAGCGACCGGAAGGCCCCGCCGGACTTGACGTTGAAGCGTCGCTCTCCCGCCTGCACGGCGCCGATCGGCGCCTCGGCCCCGGCTGACTTCAGCGCGTCGGCGACGGCGGTGGCCGGCAGCTTCAGGGCCGAGAGGCGAGCCAGATCCAAGGTCACCTGCACCTCGGACGGCGGCGCGCCCCAGTACTTGGATTCGCGCACGCCCGGCACGCGGTCCAGCCGCTCGCGCAGCCGGTCGGCGGTCTTTTCGAGCCGGCGCATGGGCAGGATGTCCGAGGTCAGGGCCACCTGGACGATGGCCACTTCGGAGGTCCGCACCCGCTGGATGTCCAGGCGGGTCAAGCCGGCCGGCAGATTGCCCCGGATGGCGTTCACCTCGCGGACCACCTGGTCGTACTTGCGCTCGGGGTCGACGTCCCAGGTGAAGTGCACCGAGATCACGGCCGCGCCGTCGCCGCTGAACGACTCGATCTTGTCGATGTTGTCGAGGCCGTCGACCGCGTCCTCGATCGGGTCGGTGATCAGCTGCTCGATCTCGGTGGGCTCGGCCCCCGGCAGCACGGCGCGCACCACCACGATCGGCACCGGGAAGTGCGGGTCCTCCGAGCGCGGCACGGTGTTGAACGCGTTGATCCCCAGCATCACCAGCAGGCCGAAGGCGACCAGGGTGAACTGCCAGCGGCGGACGGCGAAAGTCGCGAGATCGAACCTCACGGTCAGCGACCCCCGGGGGCGTCGAGTCGGGCGGGATCGATCACCCGCACGGCCTCGCCGTCGGCGACGAAGCCGGCCCCGGCGGTGATCACCTGGGCGCCTTGGGGCAGGCCCGCCACCAGGGCGTCGTCGCCATCGAAGCCGCCGAACGCGACGGCGGTCCGTATGGCCTTGCCGCGATCGAAGCGTAGGACGAAGGCTTGGCGGCCGTTGGCCTCCAGCACCGCCTCGGCGGGGATGCGGGCGTAGGGCTGGGCCGCGTCGGGCGCGGCGCGCACCGAGAGCGTGGCGTGGGCCACCTGGCCGCTGCGCAGGGCCGGCGGCGGGGCGGTGAGCTCGATCTCGACAGAGACCGCGCCGGTGCGGGTGTCGGCGGCCTCGCCCACGCGGGTGACGCGGCCCGCCAGGGCCTGGGCGCCGAGGTCGTCGACCCGGACCTGGGCGGCGTCGCCGACGCGGACCCGGGCGGCCTCGCGCGCGGCCAGCGGCAGGCGCAAGACCAGCGGGCTGGAGAGGTCGGCGACCCGCGCCACGACCTGGCCGGCGGCGACCACCTCGCCCGCCTGGGCGCGGCGCTCCAGCACCACCCCAGACACCGGCGAGACCAGGCTGGCCCAGCGGCGGTCGAAGCGGGCGGCGTCATAGGCCGCCTGGGCGGCCTTCAGCGCGCTCTGACGGTCGTCGATCCGCTGGCGGCTGACGTAGCCCTTGTCGAACAGCGCCTTGTCCCGCTCGACGTCGCGACGGGCGCGCTCAAGGTCGGCGGCGGTCTGTTGCTGGCGGGCGTCGACGCCGGCGGGGTCGATGGAGGCGATGACCTGGCCCGCTCGAACGCTGTCGCCGGCCTCGACCCGCAGGGCGGTCAGGACGCCCGGGATGCGGAAGGACAGCGCCATCTCGCGTCGGCGCTCCAGCGTGCCGGCGCCGCCGACCGTCGCGGCCGCGCCCGGCGCGGCGACCGCCACCGCCTCGACCGGAGTCGGGGCGGGCGGCGCGTCTTCCTTGGACTTGGCCCCGCAACCGGCCAGCGTCGCCGCGAGCAGGGCCGTGGACGCGAGCAGCAGGGTCCGCCACATGGGGTGTTCCAAATCGATCAGTGATAAGTTATCAGTGATCGACAATGCTCGCTTGTCAAGCTTCGACGGCGATGGTCAAGGACCGTGATGACGTCAGCCAGTCCACTCTCCCCGGGCGTCCGTTCCCCTCGCAAGCCCAAGGGCCAAGGCGCCGAGCGCCGCGAGGAGATCCTCGACGCCGCCCAGGCCCTGTTCGCCCAGAAGGGCGTCCACGCGGTCTCGACCCGCCAGATCGCCGAGCTCGCCCGCATCTCGCAGCCGGCCCTCTACGCCTATTTCGCCACCAAGGACGACATCGCCGCCGAGCTGTGCGTGCGGGCCTTCGCGATCCTGGGCCAGCGGATGGCGGCCGCGCGCGCCGCCTACGTCCTGACGCCCGAGAACTTCGAGCGCTGCCTGCGGGTCTATATCGACTTCGGCCTCGACCATCCGGACGCCTATCGCGTGGCCTTCATGCTGGAAAAGAGCGTCGACGGGAGTTTCCTGGAGAAAACCGGCGGCCGGCCGATGCTGGCGGGCAGGGAGGTGTTCGCCGTGTTCGTCGAGATGATCGGCGAGCTGTACGCCCAGGGGGCGATGGCGGGCGAGGACGTCATGGCCGCCGCCCAGTCGCTGTGGGCGGGGCTGCACGGCCTGGTCTCGCTGCTGATCGCCCGGCCCGAGTTCCCCTGGATCGAGCGCGAGGCCCTGATCGCCGCCCACGTGGCCATGCTGCGGCGAGGCGCGTTGAAATAGGGCCGCCGGCCCTTTAGATCAGCGCCTTCGTATTCCGGGAAGGATCCCCCATGGCCAAGCTCCTGCCGCTCCAATCGTTCAGCCTGCAGGAGACCGAGGACGGCTACCGCCTGCTGGTCTCGGCCATCGGCGGGGAGTCGCTCTACG encodes:
- a CDS encoding efflux RND transporter periplasmic adaptor subunit translates to MEHPMWRTLLLASTALLAATLAGCGAKSKEDAPPAPTPVEAVAVAAPGAAATVGGAGTLERRREMALSFRIPGVLTALRVEAGDSVRAGQVIASIDPAGVDARQQQTAADLERARRDVERDKALFDKGYVSRQRIDDRQSALKAAQAAYDAARFDRRWASLVSPVSGVVLERRAQAGEVVAAGQVVARVADLSSPLVLRLPLAAREAARVRVGDAAQVRVDDLGAQALAGRVTRVGEAADTRTGAVSVEIELTAPPPALRSGQVAHATLSVRAAPDAAQPYARIPAEAVLEANGRQAFVLRFDRGKAIRTAVAFGGFDGDDALVAGLPQGAQVITAGAGFVADGEAVRVIDPARLDAPGGR
- a CDS encoding TetR/AcrR family transcriptional regulator, which produces MTSASPLSPGVRSPRKPKGQGAERREEILDAAQALFAQKGVHAVSTRQIAELARISQPALYAYFATKDDIAAELCVRAFAILGQRMAAARAAYVLTPENFERCLRVYIDFGLDHPDAYRVAFMLEKSVDGSFLEKTGGRPMLAGREVFAVFVEMIGELYAQGAMAGEDVMAAAQSLWAGLHGLVSLLIARPEFPWIEREALIAAHVAMLRRGALK